A region of Vitis vinifera cultivar Pinot Noir 40024 chromosome 15, ASM3070453v1 DNA encodes the following proteins:
- the LOC100265563 gene encoding protein yippee-like At4g27745, protein MADVSAPRIYSCHNCRNHVARHEDIFSKNFQASHGRAFLFSHAMNIVEGPKENRNLITGLHVVADIFCKNCGMALGWKYEKAYEESQKYKEGKFILEKFKITKENF, encoded by the exons ATGGCGGACGTCTCTGCGCCTCGGATTTACAGCTGCCACAATTGCAGAAACCATGTCGCTCGACATGAGGACATTTTCTCCAAGAATTTTCAG GCAAGCCATGGCAGagcttttctcttttctcatgCCATGAACATAGTGGAAGGGCCCAAAGAAAACCGGAATCTGATCACTGGTCTCCACGTAGTTGCAGATATCTTCTGCAAGAATTGTGGGATGGCGTTGGGTTGGAAGTATGAGAAAGCTTATGAGGAATCACAGAAGTACAAAGAAGGAAAATTCATACTGGAAAAATTCAAGATTACGAAGGAAAATTTTTAG
- the LOC100243245 gene encoding uncharacterized protein LOC100243245, with product MEFCPTCGNFLQYELPHMGRPARFFCPTCPYVCHIETKVKIKRKQRLVKKEIEPIFSKDDMKNGPTTDATCPHCNFGKAVFQQLQTRSADEPMSTFYWCLNENCGRQWRED from the exons ATGGAATTTTGCCCTACTTGTGGGAATTTTTTGCAGTATGAGTTACCACATATGGGCCGCCCTGCCAGATTCTTCTGCCCAACATGTCCATATGTTTGCCATATAGAGACCAAG GTAAAGATAAAGAGAAAGCAGCGTCTAGTTAAGAAAGAGATAGAACCCATCTTCTCCAAAGATGACATGAAGAATGGACCCACAACTGATG CAACATGCCCACATTGTAACTTTGGGAAGGCCGTCTTCCAGCAACTTCAGACCCGGTCTGCTGATGAGCCCATGTCAACTTTTTACTGGTGCCTGAATGAGAATTGTGGACGGCAGTGGCGTGAGGATTAA
- the LOC100248376 gene encoding serine/threonine-protein kinase WNK8 isoform X1, with translation MNFRHGLVMQGAEDEDEAAYVEKDPTGRYVRFKEILGKGAFKTVYKAFDEVDGIEIAWNQVKIDDVLRSPEDLEKLYSEVHLLKSLKHENIIKFYNSWVDDKKKTVNMITELFTSGSLRQYRKKHKNVDMKAIKNWARQVLRGLVYLHSHNPPIIHRDLKCDNIFVNGNHGEVKIGDLGLAIVMQQPTARSVIGTPEFMAPELYEEEYNELVDIYSFGMCMLEMVTFEYPYNECKNPAQIYKKVTSGIKPASLCKVTDLQIKEFIVKCLAPASERLPAKELLKDPFFQSENPKEPIRVPLQLPSRSPKSIILSKSGPFSMDIDPDHPQLSSSTSTENNGSPDFPVLEFQRMYKSSEFRLRAKKINDNSISLTLRTVDSYGPVKNIHFPFSLDTDTVHSVVGEMVEQLELAEHEVAFIADFIDYVIMRLLPGWKPPRDDPLGGARSPNAEPPVLGNGNNHDCTISHGDGNSSPNLANAEDQDSLASAGLVTLTVDASKKNDKTVGFGDYNIGGNYKGSNGGHASEQESRDPYHEDYKLQRNNSSIEEFTPMNKFQKSTVLSFDDLSGLSNVRSLTCSCSSLSLADIDQDPGLKQELDAIDLQYQHWFQELSRMRVEALEATKKRWMTKKKLAVQ, from the exons ATGAATTTTAGGCATGGTTTGGTAATGCAAGGGGCTGAGGACGAGGACGAGGCCGCCTATGTCGAGAAAGATCCCACTGGTCGATATGTTCGG TTCAAAGAAATATTGGGCAAGGGCGCATTCAAGACTGT CTATAAGGCATTTGACGAAGTTGATGGAATAGAAATCGCTTGGAACCAAGTGAAGATTGACGATGTCTTGCGGTCACCAGAAGATTTGGAAAAACTATATTCTGAAGTTCATCTCCTGAAAtcattaaaacatgaaaatattatcaaattctATAATTCCTGGGTGGATGATAAGAAGAAGACTGTTAACATGATTACTGAGCTCTTCACGTCTGGGAGTCTAAGGCA ATATCGAAAGAAGCACAAAAATGTTGATATGAAGGCTATAAAGAATTGGGCAAGGCAGGTTCTTCGAGGTTTGGTGTATCTTCACAGTCACAACCCACCAATTATTCATAGAGACTTAAAATGTGACAATATATTTGTCAATGGAAATCATGGGGAAGTTAAAATTGGAGACCTCGGACTGGCAATTGTTATGCAGCAGCCTACTGCTCGAAGTGTTATTG GGACTCCCGAGTTCATGGCTCCAGAGCTTTATGAAGAAGAATATAACGAACTTGTCGACATATATTCTTTTGGGATGTGCATGTTGGAGATGGTTACTTTTGAGTATCCATATAATGAATGCAAAAATCCGGCTCAAATCTATAAGAAGGTTACCTCT GGCATCAAACCTGCTTCTCTTTGTAAGGTGACGGATCTCCAAATTAAGGAGTTCATTGTGAAATGTCTGGCTCCAGCATCTGAAAGATTACCTGCAAAGGAGCTTCTCAAAGATCCATTCTTTCAATCTGAGAATCCAAAGGAGCCGATCCGTGTCCCTTTGCAGTTACCTTCCCGAAGTCCCAAATCAATAATTCTATCCAAATCTGGGCCTTTCTCCATGGACATAGATCCTGACCATCCACAACTTTCTTCAAGCACAAGTACAGAAAACAATGGAAGTCCAGATTTTCCAGTCTTGGAATTTCAGAGGATGTACAAAAGCAGTGAATTTAGATTGAGGGCAAAGAAAATTAATGATAACTCAATATCATTAACTTTGCGTACTGTTGACTCGTATG GTCCAGTGAAGAATATTCATTTTCCCTTTTCACTTGATACTGACACTGTACACTCTGTAGTGGGTGAGATGGTTGAACAACTGGAGTTAGCAGAACATGAGGTGGCCTTCATAGCTGATTTTATTGATTACGTGATAATGAGACTTCTGCCCGGTTGGAAGCCTCCACGTGATGATCCCTTAGGTGGAGCAAGGAGTCCAAATGCAGAGCCTCCAGTACTTGGAAATGGTAACAACCATGATTGTACTATTTCCCATGGTGATGGTAATTCTTCTCCAAATTTGGCTAATGCAGAAGATCAGGATTCATTGGCATCTGCTGGTTTGGTGACCCTGACTGTAGATGCttccaaaaaaaatgataaaacggTGGGATTTGGAGATTACAATATTGGTGGCAACTATAAAGGTTCAAATGGTGGGCATGCCTCTGAACAGGAGTCTAGGGATCCATACCATGAAGACTACAAATTGCAAAGAAATAATAGCAGTATTGAGGAATTTACCCCAATGAACAAATTCCAGAAGAGCACGGTATTGTCTTTCGATGATTTAAGTGGACTTTCTAATGTTAGGAGCTTGACTTGTAGTTGCTCATCTCTGTCTCTAGCAGACATAGATCAGGATCCTGGGCTAAAGCAGGAGCTTGATGCTATTGACTTACAGTATCAGCATTGGTTTCAAGAGCTTTCTAGGATGAGAGTAGAGGCATTAGAGGCCACTAAGAAGAGATGGATGACAAAGAAGAAGCTGGCTGTTCAATGA
- the LOC100248376 gene encoding serine/threonine-protein kinase WNK8 isoform X2: MQGAEDEDEAAYVEKDPTGRYVRFKEILGKGAFKTVYKAFDEVDGIEIAWNQVKIDDVLRSPEDLEKLYSEVHLLKSLKHENIIKFYNSWVDDKKKTVNMITELFTSGSLRQYRKKHKNVDMKAIKNWARQVLRGLVYLHSHNPPIIHRDLKCDNIFVNGNHGEVKIGDLGLAIVMQQPTARSVIGTPEFMAPELYEEEYNELVDIYSFGMCMLEMVTFEYPYNECKNPAQIYKKVTSGIKPASLCKVTDLQIKEFIVKCLAPASERLPAKELLKDPFFQSENPKEPIRVPLQLPSRSPKSIILSKSGPFSMDIDPDHPQLSSSTSTENNGSPDFPVLEFQRMYKSSEFRLRAKKINDNSISLTLRTVDSYGPVKNIHFPFSLDTDTVHSVVGEMVEQLELAEHEVAFIADFIDYVIMRLLPGWKPPRDDPLGGARSPNAEPPVLGNGNNHDCTISHGDGNSSPNLANAEDQDSLASAGLVTLTVDASKKNDKTVGFGDYNIGGNYKGSNGGHASEQESRDPYHEDYKLQRNNSSIEEFTPMNKFQKSTVLSFDDLSGLSNVRSLTCSCSSLSLADIDQDPGLKQELDAIDLQYQHWFQELSRMRVEALEATKKRWMTKKKLAVQ; the protein is encoded by the exons ATGCAAGGGGCTGAGGACGAGGACGAGGCCGCCTATGTCGAGAAAGATCCCACTGGTCGATATGTTCGG TTCAAAGAAATATTGGGCAAGGGCGCATTCAAGACTGT CTATAAGGCATTTGACGAAGTTGATGGAATAGAAATCGCTTGGAACCAAGTGAAGATTGACGATGTCTTGCGGTCACCAGAAGATTTGGAAAAACTATATTCTGAAGTTCATCTCCTGAAAtcattaaaacatgaaaatattatcaaattctATAATTCCTGGGTGGATGATAAGAAGAAGACTGTTAACATGATTACTGAGCTCTTCACGTCTGGGAGTCTAAGGCA ATATCGAAAGAAGCACAAAAATGTTGATATGAAGGCTATAAAGAATTGGGCAAGGCAGGTTCTTCGAGGTTTGGTGTATCTTCACAGTCACAACCCACCAATTATTCATAGAGACTTAAAATGTGACAATATATTTGTCAATGGAAATCATGGGGAAGTTAAAATTGGAGACCTCGGACTGGCAATTGTTATGCAGCAGCCTACTGCTCGAAGTGTTATTG GGACTCCCGAGTTCATGGCTCCAGAGCTTTATGAAGAAGAATATAACGAACTTGTCGACATATATTCTTTTGGGATGTGCATGTTGGAGATGGTTACTTTTGAGTATCCATATAATGAATGCAAAAATCCGGCTCAAATCTATAAGAAGGTTACCTCT GGCATCAAACCTGCTTCTCTTTGTAAGGTGACGGATCTCCAAATTAAGGAGTTCATTGTGAAATGTCTGGCTCCAGCATCTGAAAGATTACCTGCAAAGGAGCTTCTCAAAGATCCATTCTTTCAATCTGAGAATCCAAAGGAGCCGATCCGTGTCCCTTTGCAGTTACCTTCCCGAAGTCCCAAATCAATAATTCTATCCAAATCTGGGCCTTTCTCCATGGACATAGATCCTGACCATCCACAACTTTCTTCAAGCACAAGTACAGAAAACAATGGAAGTCCAGATTTTCCAGTCTTGGAATTTCAGAGGATGTACAAAAGCAGTGAATTTAGATTGAGGGCAAAGAAAATTAATGATAACTCAATATCATTAACTTTGCGTACTGTTGACTCGTATG GTCCAGTGAAGAATATTCATTTTCCCTTTTCACTTGATACTGACACTGTACACTCTGTAGTGGGTGAGATGGTTGAACAACTGGAGTTAGCAGAACATGAGGTGGCCTTCATAGCTGATTTTATTGATTACGTGATAATGAGACTTCTGCCCGGTTGGAAGCCTCCACGTGATGATCCCTTAGGTGGAGCAAGGAGTCCAAATGCAGAGCCTCCAGTACTTGGAAATGGTAACAACCATGATTGTACTATTTCCCATGGTGATGGTAATTCTTCTCCAAATTTGGCTAATGCAGAAGATCAGGATTCATTGGCATCTGCTGGTTTGGTGACCCTGACTGTAGATGCttccaaaaaaaatgataaaacggTGGGATTTGGAGATTACAATATTGGTGGCAACTATAAAGGTTCAAATGGTGGGCATGCCTCTGAACAGGAGTCTAGGGATCCATACCATGAAGACTACAAATTGCAAAGAAATAATAGCAGTATTGAGGAATTTACCCCAATGAACAAATTCCAGAAGAGCACGGTATTGTCTTTCGATGATTTAAGTGGACTTTCTAATGTTAGGAGCTTGACTTGTAGTTGCTCATCTCTGTCTCTAGCAGACATAGATCAGGATCCTGGGCTAAAGCAGGAGCTTGATGCTATTGACTTACAGTATCAGCATTGGTTTCAAGAGCTTTCTAGGATGAGAGTAGAGGCATTAGAGGCCACTAAGAAGAGATGGATGACAAAGAAGAAGCTGGCTGTTCAATGA